A window of Leptotrichia wadei contains these coding sequences:
- a CDS encoding ABC transporter permease, protein MIKNKIKDFLPSIIAVLIALIIGGIIMITKGVNPFTAYIDMMRAAFYQPYPRSPLFSGLANTLFIATPLIFSALATMVAFKAGLFNIGMQGQMIAGGLAATFWAITFKNYVFGNVLVVIIVAVIAGFLWAGIAGFLRAKFGVSEVISTIMLNYIMLELQNFLLNGPLKDPASQNTQSPRVFEGARLPLLFANVTRQNLNFGFIIAILLTIGIFFFFKYFKKGYEIKAVGQSDTVAENAGINPKYIMFLAMGIAGACAGLGGAERVLGGASEYSYTELIMGDYGFTGLAVALLGKNNPFGILVAAIFYAALEVGGQMLQQRYQIDKEIVFIIQALIIIFVASENLFKFMLNKKKAA, encoded by the coding sequence ATGATTAAAAATAAGATAAAGGATTTTCTACCATCTATAATTGCAGTATTAATTGCATTAATTATTGGTGGAATAATAATGATAACAAAGGGTGTAAATCCGTTTACAGCCTACATTGATATGATGCGGGCGGCTTTTTATCAGCCTTATCCAAGATCTCCGTTATTTAGTGGACTTGCAAATACATTATTTATCGCAACTCCGTTAATATTTTCAGCACTTGCTACAATGGTGGCCTTTAAAGCGGGATTATTTAATATAGGAATGCAAGGACAGATGATTGCTGGAGGATTAGCTGCGACTTTTTGGGCAATCACATTTAAAAATTATGTTTTCGGAAATGTGCTTGTTGTAATAATTGTGGCTGTAATTGCTGGATTTTTGTGGGCTGGAATAGCAGGATTTTTACGGGCAAAATTTGGAGTAAGTGAAGTAATTAGTACAATTATGTTAAATTATATTATGCTAGAATTACAAAATTTCCTGTTAAATGGGCCTTTAAAGGATCCAGCTTCACAAAATACACAATCTCCACGTGTTTTTGAAGGGGCAAGATTACCGTTACTTTTTGCAAATGTTACAAGACAAAACTTAAATTTTGGTTTTATAATCGCAATTCTTTTGACAATAGGGATATTTTTCTTTTTCAAATATTTCAAAAAAGGATACGAGATAAAAGCAGTTGGACAAAGTGATACAGTTGCTGAAAATGCAGGAATTAATCCAAAATATATCATGTTTTTAGCAATGGGAATCGCTGGAGCTTGTGCTGGACTTGGTGGAGCTGAACGTGTTTTAGGAGGAGCTTCAGAATATTCATACACTGAACTTATAATGGGAGATTACGGATTTACAGGACTTGCGGTAGCACTTCTTGGAAAAAATAATCCATTTGGAATATTAGTTGCGGCAATATTTTATGCGGCACTTGAAGTTGGGGGACAAATGTTGCAGCAAAGATATCAGATTGATAAGGAAATTGTATTTATTATACAAGCATTAATCATCATTTTTGTAGCATCAGAAAATTTATTTAAATTTATGCTTAATAAAAAGAAAGCAGCGTAA
- a CDS encoding class I SAM-dependent methyltransferase: MIKSYQEINAETIDRWVEEGWEWGQPISHETYLNAKNGNWNVLLTPTNPVPHEWFGNIKDKKILGLASGGGQQMPIFSALGANCTVLDYSDKQLEAEKMVAEREKYEIEIIKADMTKKLPFADNSFDIIFHPVSNCYIEKVEPVFKECYRILKKGGILLCGLDIGTNYTVDEKEEKIINSLPFNPLVNEEQRTQLEEQDCGIQFSHTISEQIGGQLKAGFRLTDIYDDTNGFGRLHELNIASFVATRAIKE; encoded by the coding sequence ATGATAAAATCTTATCAAGAAATAAATGCAGAAACAATTGACCGATGGGTTGAAGAAGGCTGGGAATGGGGACAGCCAATTAGCCATGAAACTTATTTAAATGCTAAGAATGGTAATTGGAATGTTCTCCTAACACCAACAAATCCTGTACCACACGAGTGGTTTGGAAATATAAAAGATAAAAAAATATTAGGACTGGCTTCTGGTGGTGGACAGCAAATGCCTATATTTAGTGCTTTAGGGGCAAACTGTACTGTTTTGGATTATTCAGATAAACAGCTGGAAGCTGAAAAAATGGTTGCAGAACGTGAAAAATATGAAATAGAAATTATCAAAGCCGATATGACAAAAAAATTGCCATTTGCAGATAACAGTTTTGACATAATTTTTCATCCAGTAAGCAACTGCTATATTGAAAAAGTTGAGCCAGTATTTAAAGAATGTTACCGAATCTTGAAAAAAGGTGGAATTTTATTGTGTGGCCTGGATATTGGGACAAATTATACTGTAGATGAAAAGGAAGAAAAAATCATCAATAGTCTTCCATTCAACCCATTAGTCAATGAAGAGCAAAGAACACAGCTGGAAGAACAGGACTGTGGAATTCAATTTTCCCATACAATATCAGAACAGATAGGTGGACAGTTGAAAGCTGGATTTAGATTAACAGATATTTATGATGATACAAATGGATTTGGAAGGTTGCATGAACTTAATATTGCAAGTTTTGTGGCGACAAGAGCAATAAAAGAATAA
- the uvrC gene encoding excinuclease ABC subunit UvrC: MEEERKLEKKIKLEKEIKSPIKYKDIPTNPGVYLMKNERGKIIYVGKAKNLQNRVKSYFTNVNSHNQKTLELVKNIRDIEFFICKSEVEALILENNLIKKNKPKYNILLKDEKTYPYIKFTKEKFPKVEIVRSTKKLNDNAEYFGPYPMGIFFAMKTLLKIFPMRDCNRNMEKITRPCLKYYMKTCPAPCQYKNIEEEYSANVKNFKDFLKGRSDKVIEMLESRMKKFSDNMEFERAISEREKLTVLKKMLEIQIIEYSKEIDEDVFVFEEKRENVFLCVLNIREGKVINKNHIIISMERSQEESLFERLITSYYEKRNIPKHIICDERFLQSEHLIKEWAKIEKHKEIKIYFPKINSRRLKLLEMGYLNLREEVDKYYRKRRLVQEGLRNLKKELRLKSLPYRIECFDISNIQGKDAVAAMTVALDGETVPREYRHFKITVKDTPDDFLMMREALTRRYSKIENDKMPNLILIDGGKGQLGVAVNVLEKLGKIEYTDVIGIAKREEEIFKSYESEPYLFEKTDETLKILQRLRDEAHRFGITHHRKLRSKRNVKSALDDIYGIGPKRKKELIKKFGLIKNIRNATLAELMEIVPENIAISIKENL; the protein is encoded by the coding sequence ATGGAAGAGGAAAGAAAATTAGAGAAGAAAATAAAATTAGAAAAAGAAATAAAATCACCAATTAAATATAAGGATATTCCCACAAATCCAGGGGTTTATTTGATGAAAAATGAACGTGGAAAGATTATTTATGTGGGTAAGGCGAAAAATTTACAAAATAGGGTAAAGTCCTATTTTACAAATGTAAATTCGCACAATCAGAAAACACTGGAATTGGTGAAGAATATTAGAGATATTGAGTTTTTCATTTGTAAATCAGAAGTTGAGGCACTTATTTTGGAAAATAACTTGATAAAAAAGAATAAGCCTAAATACAACATTTTATTAAAGGATGAAAAAACTTATCCGTATATAAAGTTTACAAAGGAAAAATTTCCTAAAGTGGAAATTGTGAGAAGTACGAAAAAATTAAATGACAATGCAGAATATTTTGGTCCTTATCCAATGGGAATATTTTTTGCAATGAAAACTTTGTTAAAAATATTTCCAATGAGAGATTGTAATCGAAATATGGAAAAAATAACAAGACCTTGCTTAAAATATTATATGAAAACTTGTCCCGCTCCTTGCCAGTATAAAAACATAGAAGAAGAATACAGTGCAAATGTAAAAAATTTTAAAGATTTTCTGAAAGGGCGTTCAGATAAGGTTATTGAAATGCTAGAAAGCAGAATGAAGAAGTTTAGTGATAATATGGAATTTGAACGTGCAATTAGTGAGCGTGAAAAATTGACTGTACTAAAAAAAATGCTGGAAATACAGATTATCGAATACAGCAAGGAAATTGACGAGGATGTGTTTGTATTTGAGGAAAAAAGAGAAAATGTGTTTTTATGTGTGCTGAACATTCGGGAAGGGAAGGTTATTAATAAAAATCACATAATAATTTCAATGGAAAGAAGTCAAGAGGAAAGCCTTTTTGAACGGTTAATCACTTCATATTATGAAAAAAGGAATATTCCAAAGCATATTATTTGTGACGAGAGATTTTTGCAAAGTGAGCATTTGATAAAGGAATGGGCAAAAATTGAAAAACATAAGGAGATAAAAATTTATTTTCCAAAGATAAATAGCCGAAGATTAAAGCTTCTGGAAATGGGTTATTTGAACTTGCGAGAAGAAGTGGATAAATACTATAGAAAACGGCGTTTGGTTCAAGAAGGGTTGCGTAATTTGAAAAAAGAACTGAGATTAAAAAGTCTGCCTTATAGAATAGAATGCTTTGATATTTCAAATATACAGGGAAAAGATGCAGTTGCAGCAATGACGGTGGCACTTGATGGAGAAACAGTTCCAAGGGAATATAGACATTTTAAAATTACAGTAAAAGATACACCAGACGACTTCTTAATGATGAGGGAAGCATTGACACGGAGATATTCTAAAATAGAAAATGATAAAATGCCCAATCTGATTTTAATTGATGGTGGAAAAGGTCAGCTTGGAGTAGCTGTGAATGTGCTTGAAAAACTTGGGAAAATAGAGTATACTGATGTGATTGGAATTGCAAAAAGAGAAGAGGAAATTTTTAAAAGTTATGAAAGTGAGCCGTATTTATTTGAAAAAACAGATGAAACATTGAAAATTTTGCAAAGATTGCGGGATGAAGCTCATAGGTTTGGAATTACACATCATAGAAAATTGAGAAGTAAGCGGAATGTCAAAAGTGCATTGGATGATATTTATGGAATTGGCCCGAAACGGAAAAAGGAATTAATAAAAAAATTTGGATTAATAAAAAATATACGAAATGCAACACTTGCGGAACTGATGGAAATTGTACCAGAAAATATTGCTATTTCTATAAAGGAAAATTTATAA
- a CDS encoding ABC transporter ATP-binding protein: MSEYILEMKNIRKEFLGGKIVANDDITLKVKKGEIHAIVGENGAGKSTLMKILNGLYSPTSGEIFYKGEKIDIDSPTTAANLGIGMVYQHFMLIDTLTVAENMVLGFEPKKGGVFFDLNTARKQVREVSEKYGLNIDPDAKVSDLSVGIHQRIEILKILFKGAELLVFDEPSAVLTPQEVKELYEIMRNLIKEGKTIIFISHKLQEVLDLSDNITVIRRGSDVGELKTKEATKEKIANLMVGRVVLFEVKRPDVKLGNVVVKVDNLTVKSGGIEKVKGVSFEIREGEVLGIAGVQGNGQTELIEALAGLAKVDSGTYFIDNDELENKTPKLIKEKGLSHIPEDRHKRATIDDFTMEENMALGLQDQYSKGALLDYSEIEKKTNEYIEKYDIRPTDGKIKFGGLSGGNQQKVVVARELERENKFIIAAQPTRGVDIGAIEMIHNTILNEKTQKKAIMLVSAELSEIMALSDRIAVMYSGKIVGILDRKDATTEKLGILMAGGEIND; encoded by the coding sequence ATGAGCGAATATATTTTGGAAATGAAAAATATACGGAAGGAATTTTTAGGTGGGAAGATTGTTGCAAATGATGATATTACGCTGAAGGTTAAAAAGGGGGAGATTCATGCGATTGTTGGGGAAAATGGGGCTGGGAAATCTACGCTTATGAAGATTTTGAATGGGCTGTATTCTCCGACTTCTGGTGAGATTTTTTACAAGGGGGAGAAAATTGACATTGACAGTCCTACAACTGCGGCAAATTTGGGAATTGGAATGGTTTATCAGCATTTTATGCTAATTGATACCTTGACAGTTGCCGAAAATATGGTTCTGGGATTTGAGCCTAAAAAAGGTGGAGTATTTTTTGACTTGAATACTGCTAGAAAGCAGGTCAGGGAAGTTTCTGAAAAATATGGCTTAAACATTGATCCAGATGCAAAAGTGTCGGATCTGTCAGTTGGGATTCATCAGAGAATTGAGATTTTGAAAATATTATTTAAGGGTGCGGAACTTCTGGTATTTGATGAGCCGAGTGCAGTGCTGACTCCACAGGAAGTGAAGGAACTTTATGAAATTATGAGAAATCTTATAAAAGAAGGGAAAACAATTATTTTTATTTCACATAAATTACAGGAAGTGCTTGATTTATCTGATAATATTACAGTTATTCGACGTGGAAGCGATGTTGGAGAATTGAAAACTAAGGAAGCTACGAAGGAAAAGATTGCCAATCTTATGGTTGGGCGTGTTGTGCTGTTTGAAGTGAAACGTCCAGATGTGAAATTGGGAAATGTGGTTGTGAAAGTTGATAATTTGACAGTGAAAAGTGGAGGCATCGAGAAAGTTAAGGGTGTTTCGTTTGAAATCCGTGAAGGTGAAGTGCTGGGAATAGCTGGAGTGCAGGGGAATGGACAGACTGAACTTATTGAGGCTTTGGCAGGGCTTGCAAAAGTTGACAGCGGAACATATTTTATAGATAATGATGAGCTAGAAAACAAGACGCCAAAACTTATTAAGGAAAAGGGGCTTTCACACATACCTGAAGACAGACACAAAAGAGCGACTATTGATGATTTTACAATGGAAGAAAATATGGCCTTGGGACTTCAAGATCAGTATTCTAAGGGAGCATTGCTGGATTATAGCGAAATTGAGAAAAAAACTAATGAATATATAGAAAAATATGATATTAGGCCAACAGATGGGAAAATCAAGTTTGGCGGGCTGTCTGGTGGAAATCAGCAGAAAGTCGTAGTAGCAAGGGAGCTGGAACGTGAAAATAAATTTATTATTGCGGCACAACCTACAAGGGGGGTCGATATTGGTGCAATTGAGATGATTCACAATACAATTTTGAATGAAAAAACTCAGAAAAAGGCGATAATGCTTGTTTCGGCTGAGTTATCGGAAATAATGGCGTTAAGTGACAGAATTGCGGTAATGTATTCAGGAAAAATTGTAGGAATTTTGGATAGAAAAGATGCAACAACAGAAAAATTAGGAATATTAATGGCAGGAGGGGAAATAAATGATTAA
- the uvrA gene encoding excinuclease ABC subunit UvrA, which translates to MKDNKIKITGAREHNLQNIDIEIPKNELVVITGVSGSGKSSLAFDTIYSEGQRRYVESLSAYARMFIGQMKKPELDSIEGLSPAISIEQKSVSKNPRSTVGTTTEIYDYMRLLWAHIGEAHCPICHRKVEKQSIQEIVDNLMSSRKEKDKMIILSPVVIDKKGTHKNLFLNLQKRGFQRVRVNGDILDLSDEIVLDKNKRHHIEVVVDRVVFKADNKEFLSRLTEAIETASELSDGKIIVNINGEDNKFSENFSCPEHPDVMFPDVVPRLFSFNAPYGACEVCNGLGSRLEVDENKLIVDENLSINEGGIIFPGATTKKGWNWDLFIAMAKAHKIDLDKKVSELTRKEKDIIFYGSNKKFKFSWSGDSFSYNGNRDFEGIVNGIERRYRETASESAKEEMEAKYMTERTCKTCHGKRLKDVVLAITVNDKSIIDLTEVSVVDALDFYEKIQLTEKQMQIAAEILKEIKERLKFMINVGLDYLSLARMTKTLSGGESQRIRLATQIGSRLTGVIYVLDEPSIGLHQRDNDKLLATLKDLRDIGNSLIVVEHDEDTMREADYLIDIGPGAGINGGKVVAQGTPKQVMRNKKSLTAQYLNGKIKIEVPEKRRKATKEIVLKNAKGNNLKNVTAHIPLEVLTVVTGVSGSGKSTLINQTLFPELHNRLNKGKLYPLENGGIDGLENLEKVIDIDQSPIGRTPRSNTATYTKIFDDIRDLFSQTNDAKVRGYSKGRFSFNVKGGRCEACSGAGINKIEMNFLPDVYVECEVCKGKRYNRETLEVQYKGKSIADVLEMTVEEAYEFFKNIPSLERKLQTLMDVGMNYIQLGQPATTLSGGEAQRIKLATELSKMSRGKTIYILDEPTTGLHFEDIRKLLEVLNRLVDKGNTVLVIEHNLDVIKVADHIIDIGPEGGYKGGQIIAEGTPEEIAKNKKSWTGKFLKKYLKKDY; encoded by the coding sequence ATGAAAGACAACAAAATAAAGATTACTGGAGCTAGAGAGCATAATTTACAAAATATTGATATTGAGATTCCAAAGAATGAACTGGTTGTAATTACTGGGGTTTCAGGAAGTGGGAAGTCTTCGCTTGCGTTTGATACGATTTATTCAGAAGGGCAGAGAAGGTATGTTGAGAGCTTGTCGGCTTATGCGAGAATGTTTATTGGACAGATGAAGAAACCAGAATTAGATAGTATTGAAGGGCTTTCTCCTGCGATTTCGATTGAACAGAAAAGTGTGTCAAAAAATCCTCGTTCGACTGTTGGTACAACTACTGAAATTTATGACTATATGAGGCTTTTGTGGGCACATATTGGAGAGGCACATTGTCCGATTTGTCATAGAAAAGTGGAAAAACAGTCGATTCAGGAAATTGTCGATAATTTGATGAGTTCTAGGAAAGAAAAGGATAAAATGATAATTTTGTCGCCAGTTGTGATTGATAAAAAGGGGACTCATAAAAATTTGTTTTTGAATTTGCAGAAAAGAGGGTTTCAAAGAGTTCGAGTGAATGGCGATATTCTTGATTTGAGTGATGAAATTGTTTTGGATAAGAATAAAAGGCATCATATTGAAGTTGTTGTTGATAGGGTTGTGTTTAAGGCGGATAATAAGGAATTTTTGAGTCGATTGACGGAGGCGATTGAAACTGCGAGCGAGCTTTCTGATGGGAAAATAATTGTGAATATTAATGGAGAAGATAACAAATTTAGTGAGAATTTTTCTTGTCCAGAACATCCAGATGTTATGTTTCCAGATGTCGTGCCAAGACTTTTTTCGTTTAATGCACCTTATGGAGCTTGTGAAGTTTGTAATGGGCTTGGTTCAAGATTGGAAGTTGACGAAAATAAATTAATTGTTGATGAGAATTTGTCGATTAATGAAGGTGGGATAATTTTTCCAGGAGCGACGACTAAAAAGGGTTGGAACTGGGATTTATTCATAGCGATGGCTAAGGCACATAAAATCGACTTGGATAAAAAGGTGTCTGAATTGACTCGAAAAGAGAAGGATATAATTTTTTATGGAAGTAATAAGAAATTTAAGTTTTCTTGGAGCGGAGATAGTTTTAGTTATAATGGAAATAGGGATTTTGAGGGAATTGTGAATGGTATTGAGCGTCGATATAGAGAAACTGCTTCGGAGTCGGCAAAGGAAGAGATGGAAGCCAAATATATGACAGAGAGAACTTGTAAAACTTGTCACGGGAAACGGCTTAAAGATGTTGTACTGGCGATAACGGTTAATGATAAGAGTATTATTGACTTGACTGAAGTGAGTGTTGTTGATGCACTTGATTTTTATGAAAAAATTCAGCTTACGGAAAAACAAATGCAGATTGCAGCTGAAATTTTGAAGGAAATAAAAGAACGGCTAAAATTTATGATAAATGTTGGGCTTGATTACTTGAGTCTTGCTAGAATGACGAAAACGCTGTCTGGTGGGGAATCGCAGAGAATTAGACTTGCGACTCAAATTGGAAGTAGGCTTACTGGCGTGATTTATGTGCTTGATGAGCCGAGTATTGGACTTCATCAGCGGGATAATGACAAGTTACTTGCGACTTTGAAGGATTTGCGTGACATCGGGAATAGCTTGATAGTTGTAGAGCATGATGAGGATACGATGAGAGAAGCGGATTATTTAATTGACATAGGTCCAGGTGCTGGAATTAATGGAGGAAAGGTTGTAGCACAAGGAACGCCAAAACAAGTTATGAGAAACAAAAAATCATTGACAGCACAATATTTGAACGGAAAAATTAAAATTGAAGTGCCTGAAAAAAGAAGAAAAGCGACTAAAGAAATTGTTTTGAAAAATGCAAAAGGAAATAATTTGAAAAATGTGACAGCACATATTCCACTTGAAGTTTTAACGGTTGTAACGGGGGTTTCAGGAAGTGGGAAGTCGACATTGATTAATCAGACATTGTTTCCGGAGCTTCACAACAGGCTAAATAAAGGGAAATTGTATCCACTTGAAAATGGTGGAATCGATGGGCTTGAAAACTTGGAAAAAGTGATTGACATTGACCAGTCGCCGATTGGGAGAACTCCAAGATCAAATACTGCGACATATACTAAAATTTTTGATGATATTCGTGATTTATTTTCACAGACAAACGATGCGAAAGTGCGTGGATATTCGAAAGGAAGATTTTCATTTAATGTAAAAGGTGGACGATGTGAAGCGTGTAGCGGTGCTGGAATTAATAAAATTGAAATGAATTTCTTACCAGATGTTTATGTGGAATGTGAAGTTTGTAAAGGAAAACGATACAATCGAGAAACATTAGAAGTTCAGTACAAAGGAAAAAGTATCGCAGATGTGCTAGAAATGACAGTTGAAGAAGCATACGAATTTTTTAAAAATATTCCATCACTTGAGAGAAAATTGCAAACATTGATGGATGTAGGAATGAATTACATTCAATTAGGACAACCTGCGACAACTCTTTCAGGAGGGGAAGCTCAACGTATAAAACTTGCAACTGAATTATCAAAAATGTCAAGAGGAAAAACTATTTACATTTTGGACGAACCTACGACAGGGCTTCACTTTGAAGATATCAGAAAATTATTAGAAGTGTTAAACAGATTG
- a CDS encoding ABC transporter permease — MIIKQIFDLIQQTIVIAPPILITAVGACISEKSGVINIGLEGIMLSSAFATAVVNIATGNPYLGIIFGVIVGILISLIHAVISINLKGNQIISGVAINLFAAATTSYLIKAIYKTAGNTPLAKSLANRPLMIIVIYGIAIAMYFFLYKTVLGLRIRSVGEHPLAADTVGISVYKTRYISVLISGALGGLGGAYLTAVLLPAFSNNMSAGRGYIAMAAMIFGKWNPLGAILASLLFAFGQAFADVSKTIGLPISQQFLTMIPYILTLLALVGFVGKSKAPKASGLPYEK; from the coding sequence ATGATTATAAAGCAAATATTCGATTTAATACAGCAAACAATAGTAATAGCACCTCCAATTCTTATAACAGCCGTAGGAGCGTGTATTTCTGAAAAAAGTGGAGTCATTAATATTGGACTAGAAGGAATTATGCTGAGTTCAGCATTTGCAACGGCAGTTGTCAATATTGCCACAGGAAATCCATATTTAGGGATAATTTTTGGAGTAATAGTAGGAATCTTAATTTCACTAATTCACGCAGTAATCAGTATTAACCTGAAAGGAAATCAAATTATAAGCGGAGTTGCAATTAATCTATTCGCAGCAGCAACAACATCATACCTAATAAAAGCCATTTACAAAACAGCTGGAAATACTCCATTAGCAAAATCATTGGCAAACCGTCCATTAATGATAATTGTAATCTACGGAATCGCAATCGCAATGTATTTCTTCTTATATAAAACAGTTTTAGGTTTAAGAATCCGTTCAGTTGGAGAACATCCGCTAGCAGCCGACACGGTAGGAATAAGCGTTTACAAAACAAGATATATAAGCGTACTTATATCAGGAGCATTGGGAGGACTGGGAGGAGCTTATCTTACAGCAGTCCTACTCCCAGCCTTTTCAAATAACATGTCAGCAGGACGTGGATATATCGCAATGGCTGCAATGATCTTTGGAAAATGGAATCCGCTAGGAGCAATCTTGGCAAGTCTATTATTCGCTTTTGGACAAGCATTTGCCGACGTTTCCAAAACAATAGGACTTCCAATATCTCAGCAATTTTTGACAATGATACCATATATTTTGACTTTGTTGGCATTAGTTGGATTTGTAGGAAAATCGAAAGCGCCGAAGGCTTCGGGATTGCCGTATGAAAAATAA
- a CDS encoding lysozyme inhibitor LprI family protein: MRKIIFIFVVFSLVSFSKDLEIKTVKFFSACGENDNEHLKILENEQGKMNEIYNKLIQKFNKNGRHHSKLKQKLINSQEIWIKYSDEEMRNYGMYRNWYNLCVREKSETREQINLIQQRILELTNEYKKYLD, from the coding sequence ATGAGAAAAATAATTTTTATATTTGTGGTATTTTCTTTAGTTTCTTTTTCAAAGGATTTGGAAATAAAAACAGTCAAATTTTTTAGTGCGTGTGGGGAAAATGATAATGAACATTTAAAAATACTGGAAAATGAACAAGGAAAAATGAATGAAATATATAATAAATTAATTCAGAAATTTAATAAAAATGGAAGGCATCACTCTAAATTGAAGCAAAAGTTAATTAATTCTCAAGAAATATGGATAAAATATTCAGATGAAGAAATGAGAAATTATGGAATGTATAGAAATTGGTATAATCTATGCGTTAGAGAAAAATCTGAAACAAGAGAACAGATTAATTTAATACAACAAAGAATATTAGAATTAACAAATGAATATAAAAAATATTTAGATTAA